CACCGGGTTCCGCCGCCCACCGGCGATCCGGCCGCGCCGCTGCAAGCCATGCTGTTCGATTCACACTACGACGATTACCGCGGCGCCATTGCTTACGTGCGGCTAATGCAAGGCACGGCCGAAAAAGGGCAAAAAATTCGCTTCCTCAAAGCCGAAGCCACGTACGAAGTTTTGGAGCTGGGCCAATTTGTGCCGGAACGCAAAGCGGTGGAAAAACTGGTGGCCGGCGAAGTCGGCTATTTGATCTGCAACATCAAAGATATCAAAGATATTCACATCGGCGACACCGTCACCATACCCGGCGACAACGCCGCGCCGGCGCTGCCGGGGTATCGTCCGCCACAGCGAATGGTTTACTGCGGATTGTATCCGTCCGATGGGGAAAACTTCGAGGAGCTGCGCGATGCACTTAGCAAGTTGGCCATCAATGATCCCAGTTTTGAATTCACGCCTGAAACCAGCGAGGCGCTCGGCTTTGGCTTCCGTTGCGGCTTCCTGGGTTTATTGCACATGGAAATTATTCAGCAGCGGCTGGAACAGGAGGCCGATTTAGATTTGGTGCAAACGGCGCCGAACGTGACGTACCAACTAACGACTCGCACCGGCGAGACGTTGGAAATTCACAACCCGCAAGATGTGCCCGATGCCGGCGAGATCGAGGAATTCCGCCAGCCCATGGTGCGCGTCAACTTTGTGCTGCCGGTGGAATATATTGGCCCGGTCATGCAGTTGTGCACCGATCGCCGCGGCACGTACAAACGGACCGAATATCTCGGCCCCACGCGGGCGATGATCACCTTCGACCTGCCGCTGGCCGAAGTCATCTACGATCTGCACGACAAGCTGAAAAGCGTAACCCGCGGTTATGGCACCATGGATTACGAACTGATTGGGTACGTGCCCGCCGATTTGGTGCGGATGGATATTTTGGTGGGCGGGAAGAAAGTGGATGCTTTATCCATCATTTGCGACCGGCGCGATGCAGACCGGCGCGGCCGGGCCATCGTGAAAAAGCTGCGGACCGAAATCGATCGGCACATGTTCGAAATCGCGCTGCAAGCGGCCATCGGCAGCCGCATTATTGCCCGTGAAACCATTTCTGCCATGCGCAAAAACGTGACCGCCAAATGCTACGGCGGCGACATCACCCGCAAGCGCAAGCTATGGGCCAAGCAGCGCGAGGGAAAGAAGCGGATGAAATCGATCGGCAGCGTCGACATTCCGCAAAAGGCGTTTTTGGCCGTGCTGGAATCGGGGGATAAGGAGTAAACCATGAGCAACTTTTGCTAGCCTTTCACACACTGTCGTGATACACTTTCGGTATGGCTATTCCATTAAGCGACGACTTTGCCAAGGCACTCGACGAGCAGGGAAATGTGCCGCTGCAAGCGGTGCACCCCGTTACTGGCAAGATGTTTTTTTTGGTCAGCGAAGACCTGTATCGCAGATTAAAACCGCTGTTCGAAGAAGAACCGCTGAGTGTTGAAGAACAACGATTTCAGCTTCAAGAATTGGGCCGGCGCGCCGGCTGGAACGATCCGGCCATGGACGCTTACGATCGATATGACGAACATCGCTCTTAGGCATGCCCATGAAGGTCCGCCGCGGTGATGTGGTGCTGGTCAATTATTTGTTCTCCGACCGAACTGGCTCTAAAGTGCGCCCCTGTTTGGTGGTGCAGAACGATGCCAACAATCGACGATTAAACGATACGATTGTGGCGGCCATTTCGAGCAATGTCGTCCGCGCTCAGTCCGAGCCGACACAACTGTTGATTAGCATTGCCACCAGCGACGGTGCACAGTCAGGCCTGCTATTCGATTCGGCCGTTCAATGCGGAAATTTGGTGACTGTCGACACGCAGTTCGTCATCCGAAAAATTGGCTCGTTGCCCGCTTCGATGATGGGCCACGTGGACAAATGTTTGAAAGTTTCGTTGGGCTTGTAGGAAAACTTCACTCAGCAGCGGAAAAGGCGGAAACGGATGAAATCGATCGGCAGCGTCGACATTCCGCAAAAGGCGTTTTTGGCGGTGCTGGAATCGAGCGAGAAAGAGTAAACGATCAAGCAGTGCGGTCATGAAGTGGTTTCAATTCAGCCTTGGTCGTCTGCTTGTCATCGTGTTCTTTCTCTGCATCGGATGCGGATTCGCGGTGGCGGCGTTTGCTAAATCGCCGTACGAGCCATTTCAAACGCAGTCGTTCATGGTGCTGCGATTCGTCTATTCGACGGTTGCCGCGGCGGCGTTTGGAGCCGCAGTGGGAACCATGCTGCGGAACACCTACAACGGATTTGCGATTGGCGTGTTCGCCGCGTTTTTGTTCTACCTGTTGGGCTTTGCCGGATTAATGTGGCGGGTCTTGTGAAGGGCTGGGAAAACCCGTAACTTACGAGATTCTATTTAGCTCGCCGGCGAATCAGTTGCTTACTGCCTGCTGCATACCGTCTACTGCCAATTGCCCATGCCCATTCGTTCTGCCAAACCGCCGGTACGCATGGCAATTATCGGGGCGGGGAAGGTGAGCGATTACCATCATGTGCCGGGCATCCGGCTGGATCCACGCGCCAAACTTGTCGCTGCCTGCGATGCCGATCCGAAATTACTGGAATCCCGCAAGCGAGAATGGGGTATCGACAAGACCACGACCGATTACCAAGCCATTTGCGCCGATCCGGAAATCGATGCCGTCATCATCGCCACGCCGAACTTCACGCATCGCCAGATTGCCCTGGCGACGGCCAAAGCGGGCAAGCACATCATGTGCGAAAAGCCGCTGGGGCTAAATGCGGCCGAAGTGAAAGAAATGTACACGGCTGCGCGCGATAACGGCGTGGTTCACATGACGGCTTTCACCTACCGCTTTGCCCCGGCCATGCGCTATTTGAGACAGCTCGTCAAAACCGGCGCACTAGGCACGCCGCGGCATTTTCGCAGTCAGCGATTCTTGGATTGGCCCGAGACGAGTTGGGCCTGGCGACAATATAAAGACAAAGCCGGCGCGGGCGATTTGTTCGACATGACGATTCACCGGATCGATTTTGCCATCGACTTGCTTGGCCCCCTCGACCGTGTGTGCGGAGCCGTGGCGCGATTTGCCGAGCGCACGAAAACCGTTAATGGCCAGCCGTGTGCGCCCTCGGATGTGGACGATTGGTCCAGTTTGTTGGGCGAATTTGCCTGCGGCGCCACCGGCGTCTGGGAAGGCACCACGCTAGCAAAAGGCTATGAACGCAATGGCTTTGGTCACGAATGGGCGGAAATCAACGGGTCGGAGGCCAGCGCCGTGTATCAACTGCACTTGCCCAATACAATTCTTTTGGGGAAAACTGGCAGCGACTTGGCGCCACAGCCGGTGCCGGCCGAGTTCCTGAAACCGGCAGACAGCCCGCGCGACCCGCGCCAAGGAGAACCAGCCACCGTGTTTCGTTACGATTTAATGTGGGAGTTTGTGTCGGCGATTGTCGAGGGGCGCGACGCCGTGCCGAGTTTTTACGACGGATTGAATTCGCAAATTGTGGCCGATGCGGTGTTGCAATCGCACGCGGAACGCCGCTGGATTGAGACGGCAATGGCGGAGAAGTGACCGGCCGGACAGCACCATCCCACTTCGTGTCGGGGCTAAACCGTAAACGAATTGAACAATATTATTCTAAACAACCGTCTACTGCCTACCGCGTACTACTTATCCGCACATGGCCGACGCTCCTGAACAAAACTTGAAAGCTCCGCTACGGCGGCTCGTTGGCGTGCAAGCGATTGCCACCGGAAGTTACGTGCCAGAGCTGGTGGTGCGGAATGAAGATTTGGCCCAGTATGGCTGCGATCCGGAGTGGATTTTGCAGCGGACCGGCATCCGCGAACGGCGTCATACACCGCCGGGCATGTGCACCAGCGATTTGGCTGTGGCGGCGGCGCGCAAAGCGATGGATCGCGCCGGCGTTTCAGCCAGCGACATCGATTTGCTGGTGCTGGGCACGTTTTCGCCCGACTTGCCGATTCCTTCCACTGCCTCCCAAGTGCAAAACAAACTCAAGCTGCGCTGCCCGGCGTTCGATGTTGCCGCTGCTTGTGCCGGGTTCACGTATGCCTTAGTCACCGGTGCGCAATTTGTCGCCACCGGTTGCAGTCGCTTGGCGATGGTGATTGGCGCCGACGCCAATTCCCGCGTCGTCCAACCGCAAGATAAAAAAACCTATCCACTATTTGGCGATGGTTCCGGCGCGGTGCTGCTGACTCGCGGCGAGGAGAATCAGGGCCTAATTGCCTATGCCATGGGTTCCGATGGCTCCGGCGAAGATTTGCTGTATATGAAGTCGGGCGGTTCGCGCAGTCCCGCCAGTGTGGAAACCGTGCAGCGCGGCGAGCACTTCATGCGGATGGAAGGCCGCAGCGTGTTCAAATGGGCCGTTAGGGTAATTGCGCGCTCGGTGCGCGACGTGTTAGATTTCGCCAAGCTTTCGACCGATGATATTGACCTCGTCGTGCTACATCAGGCGAACGTGCGGATTTTGGATGCTGCGGCGGAAGAATTAGGCATCGATCGCTGCAAAATGTTCGTCAACTTGGAAAAATACGGCAACACCTCCGCCGGCAGTATTCCGCTCGCGCTGGACGAAGCGGTTCAACAAGGTCGCGTTCGCCGCGGCAATAATATTTTGATGTGCGGCTTCGGCGCCGGCTTGGTGTGGGGCACCATTCTGTGGCGTTGGTGATGCCACAGGACACAACCGCTCCTCTGTCGAGTCGCGGCTAAACATTTTCATTTTTCAATTCGTCTACGTGTTCACCTATGTCGAAAATCAAACAACTTCCGCCGCGCAGCAAAGTGAAACCGTCCGATTGCTGGAATTTGGGCAGCTTATGCAAATCAGACGGGGCGTGGGAAACGTCGTTCAAAAAATGGGAGCGTGAAATTCCCGGTTATGAAAAATTCGCCGACCGCTTGGGAGAAAGCGCCAAATCGCTGGCCGAGTGCTTGGAGTTCGACATTCGCCTGGATTGCGAAGGAGAACGCCTGGGCACCTACGCTTTTTTGAAAACGGCCGAAGATACCGCCAACAGCACCTATCAACGGATGATCGGCCGGTACCGCAATGCGGCCAGCCGGGCTGGTCAGGCGGCGAGTTTTATTCGTCCGGAAATTATGGCCATCCCCACGGGCACCATGAAAAAGTTTCTGGCCGCCAAGGAATTAGCGCCGCATCGCGTCAGCTTGGAGCGGCTGCTGCGTTACAAGCCGCACACGCTGACCGCCGGTGAAGAAAAACTGCTGGCCATGCAGGCCGAAATGTCGGAGACGTCCAATAACGTGTTTCGCCAATTGGCCGATGCCGATTTGAAATTCGGTCTGGTGAAAAATGAAAAAGGTCAGCAGGTGGAGTTGAGCAACGCGACGTTCTCCGTGTTTTTGCATTCGCCCAAGCGCAATGTCCGCAAGGCGGCATTTCATCAGTACTATGCCCAGTACAAAGGACACGAAAACACGCTGGCGGCCGCCTTGGCCGGCTCAATGGAGCGCGATGTTTATTATGCCAAGGCCCGTGGCTACAAAAGCGCCTTGGGCGCCGCCCTGTTTCACGACAACATGCCGGCGAGCGTGTACGACAATTTGATCGCGGCCGTCCACAAGCACTTGCCGGCGTTGTACCGCTACGTCGATTTGCGACGGCGCAAAATGAAACTGCCCGACATCCATCATTACGATACCTATGTGCCGATTTTGAACGAACTGGAAAAACACCATACGTGGGACCAAGCGGTGAAAGTGATCCTCGAGTCGCTGGCGCCGCTGGGCAACGATTACTGCGGCGCGCTCAGTCGTGGCCTGAACAACGGCTGGTGCGACCGCTATCCCAACCAAGGCAAGCAAAGCGGTGGGTTTTCCTCGGGCACATTCACGGGCGATCCGTACATCATGATGAACTACCAGCCCGAGGTGCTCGATCACGTGTTTACGCTGACGCATGAAGCGGGCCACTCGATGCACAGTTATTACTCGGCCAAGCACCAGCCGTATCAGTATTACAACTACACCATTTTTGTGGCCGAAGTAGCCAGCACGTTCAACGAACAACTGCTGAGCCGCCACCTCAGGGAGAACGCCAAAAGCGATGATGAAAGGGCATTTCTCATCAATCGAGATATTGACGCCATTCGCGGTACCATTATCCGCCAAACCATGTTCGCTGAGTTCGAGAAAATCACCCATGCCACGGTCGAAGCCGGCGAGCCACTGACGGTGGAAAAATTCAAAGAGATTTACCGCGGGCTGCTCAAGTTGTACTTCGGCCCCGATTTTGTCATCGACGACGATTTGACGCTGGAGTTTTTCCGCATCCCGCATTTTTACCGAGCGTTTTACGTGTACAAATACGCCACCGGTTTGTCGGCGGCGATTGCGCTTTCGCAGCGGGTGGTGAACGGCGGCCAGCGCGAACTGGATGCCTACCTGGGGTTCCTCAAAGGAGGCTGCTCGGAATTCCCGCTCGATTTGCTCCGCGTTGCCGGCGTGGACATGGAAAAACCTGAACCCGTCGAAACAGCCCTCAAGCACTTCGGCAAGCTCGTCGACGAACTGGATGAATTGCTTTAACCACAGAGGCACGGAGTCACGAAGAAGATGACGTCAGACTTACGATTTGGGATTCGAGAAATTCGAAAAGCGATTTAGTGGTTGAAAATCATAAATCCTAAATTCAAAACGCTGGCCGCCCTGTGCCTCTGAGTCTCTGTGGTGAAATCTGCGATTCACAATGGCGTGATCCACACGAGCGGCTTACCGGCGTCATCGAGGCGAACTTCGGCTTTCAGTCCGGCCTGGAACAACACGCGATCTAAAATACGGCGGAAGTATGTTTTCCCGGCGGTCACTTTGACCGGTTTTTTCAAATCGATTCGCTTGCGCACCAAGCCGTTGTAATCGAACAAAAACGGAACGGCCAGTTTGGCTTGAATGGCATCGATCGCCGCGCCTGCCGAAAGCGAGCCGTCGGTTTCGACCGGCGTGAATTCGAACAGCTTGGGCACGACTTTCGATTCGTCGCGCTCCTCCGGCGGCCAACCAATGGGCCACATTTCGCCACTGGCTGTGGCTGTGGTCAATTTCAACTCCAGCCCATTGCGACCATTTCGGGGCAGCAGCGCACCACCGGCTGGCCGAGTCAGGGCCGCCAAAGCCGTGCCCAAGGAAAGACCCTGCAGTTCGTCGCGCACGGCATCATCGGCGGCCAGCGCCTTTTGAATCGGCAGATCGATGGTCAACGGCAGCGCCGACGCGGTTTGCAAGCGCTCGATTACTTTCTCCGGCCGCAACCCTTTGGTGGAAAAACCAATGGGGACGGCTAGCGCCTGTTTCACGTCGTCGAATTGCTTGGCCGACAGACCAAAGGCCGTGGATTGCCCGCCAGGCTTGCCGCCGCCGGCTGCCACTTGATCGAGCCATTGTTTGAGCTTGGCGGTGTCGGAAAGCGTAAATTGCCCACCGGGAGTGATTAATGCGCCATGGCTGTTTAATTGGGCCGTGACTTCATACACCGCCGTGTCGCCGGTTCCTTGCGTGGCGATTCCCATTTGGTCGCCATTTTCCAGTGCCCGAAAGCGTACGCTGCCCAAGCCCAAATCGCCGAGTACCTTCGTCCACTTTTGCGCCATCGTGTTGCCGGCCAATCCCGGCTCGAAAATCACTTCCATTTCAACATGTGGCTTGGCCAGGGCCAGCAGTGAGTCGCTACACGATAACAAACCGATCGCGGCGAAGAACCATGGAATGAACTTTCGATGCATGGGCTGCTTACTCACAAATCTTGTGCGTATTTCAAGCCACTTAAGCGGTCCGCGGGGCAGGTTCCAATTGCCGCTGCTGCTGGCCTCGAAGCGCGCGGGCGAAACCCTCGTAGAATTGTATCAAACGGTGGCGGACGTCCAAGTAAGATGGACGACCAATTTAGCAATCCAGGTGCGTGGCTACCTTTAGCAGGCCTGCTTGCAGCTTCGCCGCCGGGCAGCCAAGCCCAAGCCGACGCCACTTAGGCTCAGCAATAGTAGCGAAGCTGGCTCCGGTACCGCGATATACGTGACATCGACGTTAGAGTAGGTCGCTGCTCCGCCGCTGCTCGTGTTTTCCAAGAAGCCAATCGCATTGTAGGACAAAGTTGAAGCGGTGCTGTCTGTGGTGTTGCCAGAAAGCGAAATGAGGCTTCCCGTGTCAGCAAACGAATAAGCCACATTGACGCTGGTGGCACTTGCCATCGTCAGCGTTAGATTGAAGTTGTAGGTGGCAGCTGCGTTCAGCGATGCCGAGCCATTCGTCAAAATGGTGGTGGCGCCGGTCCCGCTAAACCAACCTCCCGTATTCGGGTTGGTGCGCCGGACAAGAATGGTATTTCCATTGTTGTTCACCAAATTTGCAATTTCTGCTCCGTAGCCGAGCCAACCCGTGATGGTGGCCCCACTCCATAAACCGCTAGCTAAGGTGCCAGTGGCATTGCCATTGGAATTCACTAACCAAAAACGAAACGAATCGTTGCCATTAATGCCGGCGGCCATTTGCACTTGACCGCTGAGAACAATCTCGTCTCCCACGTTTGTCAAAGTCAGCGTACTAGGCAACAAAGCGCGCGGAGTTAAGTTCCCCGTGGGAGTTGTAGTATTAAAAGTTCCAGCGCCAAGCGTGCCCGTGGTATCGTTCACGGTGCCGTTATTGTTGCCTGTCTCTGCACCCCAGCCACTAATCAACGTGGCTTGTGCCGATGCTGTGAAAGACACGACAGCAGCCGATAGAATGGCTAGCGAAAGAATTTTTGGCAGCTTCATAAGCGAATCCCCGATCGGAAAGGCGGTGCAAATCTAGGCGCATAAAAATTGCCTCTCTTCTCCAGTCCGCTCTGTTGCCCTTTGTCTAACCTCTTGCTCATAAATCTAGTTGAGTGTTACTACCGCGTCAACGATTTGAACAGAATCGTTTACGTTTTTTCCAAACTGCTTTCGGCCCGAGCGGCCATTTACGCACGTCGGTTGAGAAAAACGGGATCGCTGCACCTCTTAATCTTTTTCCATAATTGGGATGCAATATTGCCCCCTATTGCTCTGCACGAACATACGGCACAATAAGGGTTTGCGCCAATAATTAGTCGTTACCCTACCCTCGAGATTGGGCTTTTGCGCACGATTTGGCGGCGTGGTTCACAATTCGCAGCCGCCGACGTACCGCTTTAACGGAAGGAGCACTGCATGGCTCGTCCTGTGACGTTGTTTACCGGCCAATGGGCCGATCTGCCTTTGGAAACCATGACTCGCAAAGCGGGCGAGTTTGGCTACGACGGGCTGGAGCTGGCCTGCTGGGGAGATCATTTCGAAGTCGACAAGGCCGTGTCCGATTCCGGCTACTGCAAAAGGAAGCGCGAGCTGCTGGAAAAGAACGATTTACAACTGTTCGCTATTAGTTCGCACTTGGTGGGCCAGGCCGTGTGCGACAACATCGACGCGCGGCACAAAGCCATCCTGCCGCCGCACGTGTGGGGGGACGGAAATCCGGAAGCGGTGAACCGCCGGGCTGCCGACGAATTGAAAAATACCGCCAAGGCTGCGCAAAAATTGGGTGTGAGTGTGGTGAACGGTTTCACGGGCTCGTCGATTTGGCATTTGCTGTATTCGTTTCCGCCCACGCCGTCGGCGATGATCGACGATGGCTTCCAGCAATTTGCACAGCGCTGGAATCCCATTCTGGATGTATTTGCCGAGTGCGGCGTGCGATTTGCGCTGGAAGTGCATCCCACGGAAATTGCTTTCGATATTTACACTGCCCAGCGCGCGCTGCAAGCCATTGGCAAGCGCGAGGAGTTTGGCTTCAACTTCGATCCCAGCCATTTGCTGTGGCAAGGAATTGATCCGGTGGAATTTATTCGGGCGTTTCCCGATCGGATTTATCACGTGCATGTGAAAGACGCCATCACGCTGCTCGACGGCCGCACAGGAATTCTTGGAAGCCACTTGAACTTTGGCGATCCGCGGCGCGGCTGGGAATTCCGCTCGCCGGGACGAGGCGCCGTGAACTTTGAAGAAATTATTCGCGCGCTCAATCAGGCCGGTTACAACGGACCACTTTCGGTTGAATGGGAAGACAGTGGCATGGATCGCGAACACGGCGCGCGCGAGGCCTGCGAATTTGTGAAAAAGCTTGATTTCACACCCAGCAAGCTGCAATTCGACGCGGCGTTTGAAAAGAAGTAAGCAAATCTTTCGCGGATTAATGCACTTCGCCCGAGTGTTTCCCCGTTGGGCTAACTTTTGTCGTGCTTCAAGGGCAGAGTAAACTAGAAGTATGGAACAGATTCGTGCGATTCCTTCGGGCTGCCGATGCGGCGTGGCCGTTGTCGGTTTGCTGCTGGCGTTGTTTGCAGCGTTGAACTTAGCCGCTGCAGAGCCGACCGGCGACAAACTTTCTGCAGCCCGCGAGCAAATTTACACGGCGTATTCGGCGCAGCTCCGTGTTTTAGCCAATCAATGTGATGCACAAGGGTTGCCGAAGCAGGCGGAATTCACACGGCAATGGCTGCCCGAGCGCGATTCCACAATGCTCTACGTCTTCACGCTGCCGGCCAGTAGCGCAGCGCCGGCTTCGCTAGTGCAATCGTCGCTTGCCCAAAAGTGGTGGCAAAAGTTCATGGAAGCGCGCGCGGCCGAGGCGGAAAAACTGTTCTCGCTGGCACAAGCGGCTATGACGGCAAAGCAATATGCCCTGGCCTTTGAATTGGCACGCGAAACCGTGCGCGAAAATCCCGATCACGCAGCCGCCCGGCATGTGCTGGGCGATCGCAAAGCAGGCGACGGTTGGGTTTCGCCCGAGGCAGCCCGGCGGTTGGAAGCCGGCCAGGTGTGGAGCGAGCAGTTTGGTTGGTTGCCGGCCGAGCGGTTAAAGCAGTACCAAAGCGGCGAACGGTTTTATCGAGGCGAGTGGATCAGCGCGGCCGATGACGCCCGCTTCCACAGCAACATTCGCAACGGTTGGACCATCGAAAGCGATCATTACTCGGTCGTCACCAACAATAGCTTAGAAAGCGGCGCACAGTTGGCTGCCCATTTGGAAGTGCTGTATCAAGTGTGGCGGCAAGCGTTCGTCGGATATTACGCTACGCCGGCGCAAGTGGAACACTGGTTTGCAGCGGCAATACAACCTCCCGCGGCGTCGCCGACGGCAGCGCATCCCACGGATGAACCACAACCGACCGCTTCGCCTACATCTTCCGGCGGCGAATATTTCATTTCGCCTACGACGGAAGGCGTGGGCTCCCACAAATTGCACCAGGTACTTTATTTCCACGACCGGCAGCAGTACATCGAAGCGCTGCATCCATCGCAGCCGCAAATTCAGTTGTCCATTGGCTTCTACTCCGACAACTCCAGGACCGCGTACTTTTTTGCCAGCGACGATCCGTACCCCGGCACGTTGTATCACGAAGCCACGCATCAATTGTTCCGCGAAACTCCGCCCGCCACGGTCGATCCCGGAAGAAAAAACAATTTTTGGATAGTCGAGAGCATTGCGGTGTACATGGAATCGTTCGCCGAGCATCGGCTGTTGGAAGGCGAATCGTATGGATCATACATCACCGTCGGCGGCAAAGATGCCGGTCGGGCTTCCTTGGCACATGTGCATGTAGTCGACGACGGTTTTTACGTGCCTCTGCGAGAACTGGCCTCGCTGAGCATGCTCGATTTTCAGCACCAGCCCCAAATCAAGTCGATTTACAGCCAAATTGCCGGACAGGCGTTGTTTTTCATGCATGCCGACGGGGCGCGGTATCGCCCGGCCCTGATGAACTATTTGCTGGCCGTGTACACCGGACGTGCTAGTCCCGATACGCTGGAACGATTGACCGGCCAGAAGTTCGAACAGCTCGATCAGCAATATCGCCAGTTCATGCAGTGAATTTCGAGATCGACTGATAGCGTTACGCAAATGCATCGGGCGTGTGAACGTGCTCCGGCCGTACGCCCAGGCCAACTAACCGAGCGGGAATGCGGCGCAAACGAGGCCAACGCCGCAGCCAGCGCACAATCCGCGGCGGCTTAAGCGCTTGCTGAGCGGATAGCGCCCGGCTCATCACCCGATCTTGCACAAACACTTGTGCCCGTTGCGTGACCCAGGTGGGAAACTCGCGCCGCCGTTGCACACGGTGCAAATCGATGTTCTTCAGGGCTTTTTCGCGCAGCGGTTGGGCCAGCAAATTGGCCGCAGCCACGGCATCTTGTATGGCCATGTTGATGCCCACGCCGCCAATGGGCGACATGGCATGGGCGGCATCGCCAATGCACAGCAAGCCCGGCCGGTACCAACGTTCCAGGCGGTCAACTTTCACGGTCAGCAGCCGAATGTCGTCCCAACTGCGCAGCTCGTTCACGCGCTCCCCCAGGAACGGCGAAATTTCCAAAATCTGTTGGCGAAACGCTTCCAAGCCGCGCTGGCGGATTTCGTCGTAGCCACCTTTGGGAATCACATACGCGCATTGCCAATACTGGTCGCGGTACAGCATCACAAAAATTTGCCCGTTGTTGAAGCGACCGAGCGGAACAAACGGATCATCTGCGTGGCGGGAAATGCGCATCCACAGCACGTCAATGGCCGAACCGTATTCGCGCACCGTTAGGCCGGCTCGTTGGCGGATGATCGAATGCCGCCCATCGCAGCCGACGGTTAGGCCAGCCCGCACTTCCAGCGATCCAGCCGGCGTTTGAGCGCGGATGCCGACGACCCGGTCGTCAGCTTCGATCAGTTCTTTGGCGTCCGCCTGCATTCGTAAATGAAACGTGGGGAAGCCGCGCGCATGCTCCGCTAAAAAATTCAAGAAATCCCATTGCGGCATCAGGGCGATAAACTTACACTGCGTCGGCAGGAAGCGGAAATCGGCAACGATGGTTTCAAATTTACCGACGAAGCCGTGCAGTTCTTGCACTTCCTGATGCGGTCGCTGGAGAAAGTCGTCGAGCAAGCCCAGTTCGTAAATCACCTCCAACGTGGACGGATGCACCGTGTCACCGCGGAAATCGCGCAGAAAATCGGCGTGCTTTTCCAGCACCATCACGTCGACGCCAGCCCGAGCCAACAAATAACCCAGCATCATTCCGGCCGGGCCGCCACCGACAATGCAGCAACCGGTTTCGACATGTTCCGTCGCAGCATCGGCAGCAATCATAGCAGCATCCTTTCTATCAGAAGCCTATACCGCGACGGCCGGTGTGGCGACGGGCAAAGCTCCGAATTTCCGTGGCCGAATTTTAACCGGCGTGCGCCTCCATGAACCACCTTCTGCGAAAGCGATGCAAACCCACTACCGTGTGTCGGCGGTCACGTAATTGCCGGAGGTAACGTTGAATTCAATCTCCTCCACGGTGCGGGCCGCAAGTTCTCGCACGCGCGGATCGCCGTCGTTCAAAAGCGGCAACAAGCTGGTCAATGAATCGGGACCAAATTTTACCAGTGTGCGGCTGGCGTCGCTGCGCAAGTAAGCGTCCGGGTCGCGCATTCGCTGCACCAGCGCTTCCATCGCCGGCTTGGCGGCCGGGCCCATGGCTTCCAGCGCTTCAATTGCCGCTTGCCGCACATCGGTGTTGCAATCCCAGAGCAATTGAATTAACGGATGAATCGCATCAGTCGGCACCGTTTTCATTTCGATGAACGTGCGCGCCGCCAATTCGCGCACCCGAGGATCGCGATCTTGCAACGCGGCAATCACGCTGGGCACCGCCACGGTGTTAAGCTTGGTGAGCGTGCGAGAAGCGTCTGCCCGCAG
The window above is part of the Pirellulales bacterium genome. Proteins encoded here:
- a CDS encoding beta-ketoacyl-ACP synthase III, which produces MADAPEQNLKAPLRRLVGVQAIATGSYVPELVVRNEDLAQYGCDPEWILQRTGIRERRHTPPGMCTSDLAVAAARKAMDRAGVSASDIDLLVLGTFSPDLPIPSTASQVQNKLKLRCPAFDVAAACAGFTYALVTGAQFVATGCSRLAMVIGADANSRVVQPQDKKTYPLFGDGSGAVLLTRGEENQGLIAYAMGSDGSGEDLLYMKSGGSRSPASVETVQRGEHFMRMEGRSVFKWAVRVIARSVRDVLDFAKLSTDDIDLVVLHQANVRILDAAAEELGIDRCKMFVNLEKYGNTSAGSIPLALDEAVQQGRVRRGNNILMCGFGAGLVWGTILWRW
- a CDS encoding Gfo/Idh/MocA family oxidoreductase, translated to MPIRSAKPPVRMAIIGAGKVSDYHHVPGIRLDPRAKLVAACDADPKLLESRKREWGIDKTTTDYQAICADPEIDAVIIATPNFTHRQIALATAKAGKHIMCEKPLGLNAAEVKEMYTAARDNGVVHMTAFTYRFAPAMRYLRQLVKTGALGTPRHFRSQRFLDWPETSWAWRQYKDKAGAGDLFDMTIHRIDFAIDLLGPLDRVCGAVARFAERTKTVNGQPCAPSDVDDWSSLLGEFACGATGVWEGTTLAKGYERNGFGHEWAEINGSEASAVYQLHLPNTILLGKTGSDLAPQPVPAEFLKPADSPRDPRQGEPATVFRYDLMWEFVSAIVEGRDAVPSFYDGLNSQIVADAVLQSHAERRWIETAMAEK
- a CDS encoding type II toxin-antitoxin system PemK/MazF family toxin; protein product: MKVRRGDVVLVNYLFSDRTGSKVRPCLVVQNDANNRRLNDTIVAAISSNVVRAQSEPTQLLISIATSDGAQSGLLFDSAVQCGNLVTVDTQFVIRKIGSLPASMMGHVDKCLKVSLGL
- the lepA gene encoding translation elongation factor 4: MPDNAHIRNFCIIAHIDHGKSTLADRLIELTGTVQKRAMQEQLLDDMAIERERGITIKARAVSMRYKHQGEEYELNLIDTPGHVDFHYEVSRSLNCCEGAVLLVDAFQGVEAQTVANALAAMEHNLVIVPVLNKVDLKNARPDEVTLEMEQVLGIKADEVLHTSGKTGAGVAELLEAIVHRVPPPTGDPAAPLQAMLFDSHYDDYRGAIAYVRLMQGTAEKGQKIRFLKAEATYEVLELGQFVPERKAVEKLVAGEVGYLICNIKDIKDIHIGDTVTIPGDNAAPALPGYRPPQRMVYCGLYPSDGENFEELRDALSKLAINDPSFEFTPETSEALGFGFRCGFLGLLHMEIIQQRLEQEADLDLVQTAPNVTYQLTTRTGETLEIHNPQDVPDAGEIEEFRQPMVRVNFVLPVEYIGPVMQLCTDRRGTYKRTEYLGPTRAMITFDLPLAEVIYDLHDKLKSVTRGYGTMDYELIGYVPADLVRMDILVGGKKVDALSIICDRRDADRRGRAIVKKLRTEIDRHMFEIALQAAIGSRIIARETISAMRKNVTAKCYGGDITRKRKLWAKQREGKKRMKSIGSVDIPQKAFLAVLESGDKE
- the pepF gene encoding oligoendopeptidase F, which gives rise to MSKIKQLPPRSKVKPSDCWNLGSLCKSDGAWETSFKKWEREIPGYEKFADRLGESAKSLAECLEFDIRLDCEGERLGTYAFLKTAEDTANSTYQRMIGRYRNAASRAGQAASFIRPEIMAIPTGTMKKFLAAKELAPHRVSLERLLRYKPHTLTAGEEKLLAMQAEMSETSNNVFRQLADADLKFGLVKNEKGQQVELSNATFSVFLHSPKRNVRKAAFHQYYAQYKGHENTLAAALAGSMERDVYYAKARGYKSALGAALFHDNMPASVYDNLIAAVHKHLPALYRYVDLRRRKMKLPDIHHYDTYVPILNELEKHHTWDQAVKVILESLAPLGNDYCGALSRGLNNGWCDRYPNQGKQSGGFSSGTFTGDPYIMMNYQPEVLDHVFTLTHEAGHSMHSYYSAKHQPYQYYNYTIFVAEVASTFNEQLLSRHLRENAKSDDERAFLINRDIDAIRGTIIRQTMFAEFEKITHATVEAGEPLTVEKFKEIYRGLLKLYFGPDFVIDDDLTLEFFRIPHFYRAFYVYKYATGLSAAIALSQRVVNGGQRELDAYLGFLKGGCSEFPLDLLRVAGVDMEKPEPVETALKHFGKLVDELDELL